ACCCCGCCATAGATCCGGACGAAGGATGCCAGGTCCATCCCGGGCCGGTCGTCCTCCAGCGGCGTCACCCGGACCGCGATTTCGGGAAAATGCCGCCCGATGCGCCGGGCCGCGTCATCCGACGGCGCCATGACGGCGCGCGCGCCCAGCAGGTCCGCGCGGGACCGCGCGAGGTGGCGCGCCAGCCGATCGGGGATCGTCCCCTCCCCGTCCTCCAGCAGGCTGCCGCCGGGGGCGAGGCAGGCGGCGCATCCCGCCGGTCCCGGTTCGCCGCAATAGCGGCCCGACGCCCCGACCAGCGCCACCCGGGGGCAGAACCACACATAGTCATGGACATGCACCTCGTACGGCACGCCCAGCGAGGCGGCCAGCGTGCGGACATCGATCCCGTGGCCCAGCGAATGATGCCATTCCACCGAATCGACCCCCGACGCGCGCAGCACGGCCAGCAGCATGTCCCCTTCCCCGGGCAGGCGGAATCGCGGGCTGGCGAACGCCGCGGCGGACGGCCCGGACGCCGTGTCCGGCACGTCCTCCAGCCGACAGCCGCCGGGGGCGGGGCGCAGCACCACCGGCCGCGCGCCCTGTGCGCGCCAGGCGGCGGCGCGGGCGCGCACCACGCGTTCCACCCCGCCGCCCTGGTCGTGCGTGACCAGCAGCACCGCCCCATCCCACCCGGCCCCGCCGCGCCGCCAGCACACCAGGTCCAGCCGCCGCCGTGCCGCGAACAGCGGGTCGGCGGCGACATGGGCGGCGACCCGCGCGTCATAGCCCGGGTGCAGGGCGTTCACGATGTCCAGGTTCCGCCGCAGCAGGTCCGGCCGCGCCGCACCGAACGAGGCCCCGCCCACATGGCCGACGAACGCCCCGGGCGCGGCGACATGCCGCCACCCCCCGGCGGCGGCGCGCAGGCAGAAATCGTTTTCCTCGCCATAGCCCTGGGCGAACAGGTCGGCCCGCAAGGGGCCCGAATCCGGCGCGCCGGGCTGCAGCCGCCAGAACGCATCCAGGCAGTCATGGCGGATGAACAGGCAGAATCCGTGCCCGGTCGGCACATCGACCGCCACCCCGCGATTGGCCGCCCGCGCCGCCGCCATCACGTGCCGCACCCGGGCCAGGTCGAACGCCGGGCAGAATTCCGCGTCCGGCGCCCGGTCCGGTCCGGGCCACGAGAAGATGCTGGCCTGGTTCGACAGCGGGGTCACGGTGCCGATATCCGCCGCGCCATAGGCCACGTCGGCCAGTTCCGCCAGCCAGCCGCCCGCCACCAGCGTATCGCTGTTCAGCAGCACGACGTCGTGCCCCGCCATCGCGCGCATCCCGTCATTGGCCGAGGCCGGGAAGCCCAGCGTGCGCGCGTGCCGGACCAGCCGGATCGTCCCCGCCGCCGCCAGCCGGTCCAGGTCGGCGGCAAGGGCCGCGACCGGCGTCGCGTCATCGACCACGACAACCGGCACGTCCGGCCCGGCGCTGTCGCGCACACATTCCGCAAGCAGCGTGATCCGGACCCGGTCAGCATAGACCGGGATCACGACCGCACAGCCTGGGCTCTGGCGCGGAAGATGCGGACGCATCCTGCCCGGCTGGATCTTCACAGGACGTAACCGTGCCGGCAGACCCCGTGTCTGCCCCGAAACCAGTTTCCCCACCAGAGGATCAACGGGAGCACCCGTCAGAAGACGGCCGTTTTCGTTCCACAGCTCAAGGGGACCCTCATCGCGTTCGGGGCACTCTTTGGCCGGAACGTGAAACACCCGGTAGCGCGCCAGGGGGACATCGCTGTCCACATCCTGCGCGAAGTCCTCAGCCCGGAGGGTGGAGCCGTTCCAGAGTGTGATCACCGGGACATGCTCGGGTTCGGCCGGCGTCCAGATCCAGCCCCTCAGGCCATCCGCCGCCGCTTCCACAAAGGACTCGCACCGGGTCAGGGCGGCGATATCCAGCGGGCTGCCGAGAACATGCCGACGGCCGACGCGGACCGCCAGATGCCGTGCTGAGCGCCAGCCTTCCGGAAGGTCATACCGGCCGCCCGTGGCACCCTGTGCGATTTCCCGCCCATCAAGAAACAGACGGACTGGGCGGGACGTCCCGATATGGACGATGCCCGCATTAGACGCCGTCATCCATCCCGGCAGCCCTGCGGAAACTGCGATCTGTTCCGCCAGAGGATAGGTTTCCGGGGTCGCATGAAAGGCGGACAGGCCGCCTGCATCCGGATTGTGGCATCTTCCATGCGCTGCAGCCGCGCCAGACAGACGGCTTCCAGAAACGCGGCTTCCCGCAGCCCGAAATCCTGACGCAGATCTTCCATGCGGACCAGGCAGTCCATGAGCCTGCCCGCGGAAAGACAGGCCAGCCCGACGGACCAAAACAGCGCATCCAGCCGGGCGGTACGCGT
This genomic stretch from Gluconacetobacter diazotrophicus PA1 5 harbors:
- a CDS encoding glycosyltransferase translates to MTASNAGIVHIGTSRPVRLFLDGREIAQGATGGRYDLPEGWRSARHLAVRVGRRHVLGSPLDIAALTRCESFVEAAADGLRGWIWTPAEPEHVPVITLWNGSTLRAEDFAQDVDSDVPLARYRVFHVPAKECPERDEGPLELWNENGRLLTGAPVDPLVGKLVSGQTRGLPARLRPVKIQPGRMRPHLPRQSPGCAVVIPVYADRVRITLLAECVRDSAGPDVPVVVVDDATPVAALAADLDRLAAAGTIRLVRHARTLGFPASANDGMRAMAGHDVVLLNSDTLVAGGWLAELADVAYGAADIGTVTPLSNQASIFSWPGPDRAPDAEFCPAFDLARVRHVMAAARAANRGVAVDVPTGHGFCLFIRHDCLDAFWRLQPGAPDSGPLRADLFAQGYGEENDFCLRAAAGGWRHVAAPGAFVGHVGGASFGAARPDLLRRNLDIVNALHPGYDARVAAHVAADPLFAARRRLDLVCWRRGGAGWDGAVLLVTHDQGGGVERVVRARAAAWRAQGARPVVLRPAPGGCRLEDVPDTASGPSAAAFASPRFRLPGEGDMLLAVLRASGVDSVEWHHSLGHGIDVRTLAASLGVPYEVHVHDYVWFCPRVALVGASGRYCGEPGPAGCAACLAPGGSLLEDGEGTIPDRLARHLARSRADLLGARAVMAPSDDAARRIGRHFPEIAVRVTPLEDDRPGMDLASFVRIYGGVACGGAAPAGRARPAGRVRVAVPGAIGVEKGYGILLEAARDAAARDLNLEFVVVGHTPDDDALIGTGRVFVTGPYRESDSVALLAAQGADLALLPSVWPETWCFALGLAWRAGLRAVVFDLGAMAERVRRTGRGRVLPLGMPIHELNTFLLSYA